In Odontesthes bonariensis isolate fOdoBon6 chromosome 6, fOdoBon6.hap1, whole genome shotgun sequence, one genomic interval encodes:
- the lipg gene encoding endothelial lipase isoform X1, with translation MNHKAVLLWISLLCISALCSSAVPRGDADGGLDEFSDSNALHGVVRYNMRKSLDLEQEGCYLQTGKKTCLEECGFNATAKTIFIIHGWTMSGMFERWMHKLVSAVMQREHEANVVVVDWIPMAQQLYPDAVNHTNGVGLDIAAMLNWLQDELQLPLANVHLIGYSLGAHVAGYAGTYVEGTIGRITGLDPAGPMFEGAEEQKRLSPDDADFVDVLHTYTREALGVSIGIQQPIGDIDIYPNGGEVQPGCGLGDVLAVAGNFMEVMKCEHERAVHLFVDSLMNKEHMSFAFQCTGPDRFKKGICLSCRKNRCNNIGYNSRKMRKRRNTKMYLKTRADTPFGGYHYQMKMHIFNRKQSDHADPTFYVKLYGAHNDTAKILVVHDDTIGLNLTNTFLVFTEEEIGDLLKISLSWEGDSESWNSVWKTFKTSLWAWNAKPPKPVLEVRRIRVKAGETQKKFTFCAQDPSKTEIAPGESLTFVKCRDGWEVKPRKRLHM, from the exons ATGAATCATAAAGCCGTTTTACTGTGGATTTCCCTGCTGTGTATTTCTGCGCTCTGCTCGTCCGCTGTTCCGAGAG GTGACGCGGATGGGGGCTTGGATGAGTTCTCGGACAGCAACGCTCTCCATGGCGTGGTCAGGTACAACATGAGGAAGAGTTTGGATCTAGAGCAGGAGGGATGCTACCTGCAGACTGGCAAGAAGACCTGTCTAGAAGAATGTGGCTTCAATGCTACTGCCAAGACCATCTTCATCATCCATGGCTGGACG ATGAGCGGCATGTTTGAACGCTGGATGCACAAGCTGGTGTCCGCAGTGATGCAGCGAGAACATGAGGCCAATGTGGTGGTGGTTGATTGGATACCTATGGCTCAGCAGCTATACCCTGATGCAGTGAACCACACGAACGGCGTTGGTCTCGATATTGCTGCCATGCTCAACTGGCTTCAG GATGAGCTGCAGCTCCCTCTTGCAAATGTGCACCTGATTGGCTACAGTTTAGGCGCCCATGTTGCTGGCTATGCAGGAACCTACGTAGAAGGGACTATTGGCCGAATCACAG GTCTTGACCCAGCTGGACCAATGTTTGAGGGTGcagaggagcagaagcgccTCTCTCCAGATGATGCAGACTTTGTAGATGTTCTGCACACATACACTCGAGAGGCTTTGGGCGTGAGCATCGGAATCCAGCAGCCAATTGGGGATATTGATATCTACCCCAATGGTGGTGAAGTGCAACCTGGCTGTGGACTTGGTGATGTGCTGGCAGTGGCAGGAA ATTTCATGGAGGTGATGAAGTGTGAACATGAGCGAGCTGTACACTTGTTTGTGGACTCTCTGATGAACAAGGAGCACATGAGCTTTGCATTCCAGTGTACTGGCCCAGATCGCTTCAAGAAGGGAATCTGCCTCAGCTGTCGCAAAAACCGCTGCAACAACATTGGCTACAATTCCAGAAAGATGCGCAAGAGGCGCAACACTAAAATGTACCTGAAGACTCGAGCTGACACTCCCTTTGGAG gctACCACTACCAGATGAAGATGCACATTTTCAACAGGAAACAGTCAGACCATGCAGATCCCACCTTTTACGTCAAGCTGTACGGTGCCCACAATGACACAGCGAAGATACTTGTTGT CCATGATGACACAATCGGTCTGAACCTGACAAACACCTTCTTGGTGTTCACTGAGGAGGAGATTGGTGACCTGTTAAAGATCAGTCTGAGCTGGGAGGGAGACTCTGAATCATGGAACTCTGTCTGGAAGACCTTCAAGACCTCCTTGTGGGCCTGGAATGCCAAGCCTCCCAAACCTGTACTTGAAGTTCGGCGGATCCGTGTCAAGGCTGGAGAGACGCAGAAGAA GTTTACTTTCTGTGCACAAGACCCTTCAAAAACTGAGATCGCTCCTGGGGAGTCTTTGACTTTTGTAAAATGTCGTGATGGCTGGGAGGTGAAACCAAGAAAACG ACTGCACATGTAA
- the lipg gene encoding endothelial lipase isoform X2, producing MRSIGDADGGLDEFSDSNALHGVVRYNMRKSLDLEQEGCYLQTGKKTCLEECGFNATAKTIFIIHGWTMSGMFERWMHKLVSAVMQREHEANVVVVDWIPMAQQLYPDAVNHTNGVGLDIAAMLNWLQDELQLPLANVHLIGYSLGAHVAGYAGTYVEGTIGRITGLDPAGPMFEGAEEQKRLSPDDADFVDVLHTYTREALGVSIGIQQPIGDIDIYPNGGEVQPGCGLGDVLAVAGNFMEVMKCEHERAVHLFVDSLMNKEHMSFAFQCTGPDRFKKGICLSCRKNRCNNIGYNSRKMRKRRNTKMYLKTRADTPFGGYHYQMKMHIFNRKQSDHADPTFYVKLYGAHNDTAKILVVHDDTIGLNLTNTFLVFTEEEIGDLLKISLSWEGDSESWNSVWKTFKTSLWAWNAKPPKPVLEVRRIRVKAGETQKKFTFCAQDPSKTEIAPGESLTFVKCRDGWEVKPRKRLHM from the exons ATGAGGTCAATCG GTGACGCGGATGGGGGCTTGGATGAGTTCTCGGACAGCAACGCTCTCCATGGCGTGGTCAGGTACAACATGAGGAAGAGTTTGGATCTAGAGCAGGAGGGATGCTACCTGCAGACTGGCAAGAAGACCTGTCTAGAAGAATGTGGCTTCAATGCTACTGCCAAGACCATCTTCATCATCCATGGCTGGACG ATGAGCGGCATGTTTGAACGCTGGATGCACAAGCTGGTGTCCGCAGTGATGCAGCGAGAACATGAGGCCAATGTGGTGGTGGTTGATTGGATACCTATGGCTCAGCAGCTATACCCTGATGCAGTGAACCACACGAACGGCGTTGGTCTCGATATTGCTGCCATGCTCAACTGGCTTCAG GATGAGCTGCAGCTCCCTCTTGCAAATGTGCACCTGATTGGCTACAGTTTAGGCGCCCATGTTGCTGGCTATGCAGGAACCTACGTAGAAGGGACTATTGGCCGAATCACAG GTCTTGACCCAGCTGGACCAATGTTTGAGGGTGcagaggagcagaagcgccTCTCTCCAGATGATGCAGACTTTGTAGATGTTCTGCACACATACACTCGAGAGGCTTTGGGCGTGAGCATCGGAATCCAGCAGCCAATTGGGGATATTGATATCTACCCCAATGGTGGTGAAGTGCAACCTGGCTGTGGACTTGGTGATGTGCTGGCAGTGGCAGGAA ATTTCATGGAGGTGATGAAGTGTGAACATGAGCGAGCTGTACACTTGTTTGTGGACTCTCTGATGAACAAGGAGCACATGAGCTTTGCATTCCAGTGTACTGGCCCAGATCGCTTCAAGAAGGGAATCTGCCTCAGCTGTCGCAAAAACCGCTGCAACAACATTGGCTACAATTCCAGAAAGATGCGCAAGAGGCGCAACACTAAAATGTACCTGAAGACTCGAGCTGACACTCCCTTTGGAG gctACCACTACCAGATGAAGATGCACATTTTCAACAGGAAACAGTCAGACCATGCAGATCCCACCTTTTACGTCAAGCTGTACGGTGCCCACAATGACACAGCGAAGATACTTGTTGT CCATGATGACACAATCGGTCTGAACCTGACAAACACCTTCTTGGTGTTCACTGAGGAGGAGATTGGTGACCTGTTAAAGATCAGTCTGAGCTGGGAGGGAGACTCTGAATCATGGAACTCTGTCTGGAAGACCTTCAAGACCTCCTTGTGGGCCTGGAATGCCAAGCCTCCCAAACCTGTACTTGAAGTTCGGCGGATCCGTGTCAAGGCTGGAGAGACGCAGAAGAA GTTTACTTTCTGTGCACAAGACCCTTCAAAAACTGAGATCGCTCCTGGGGAGTCTTTGACTTTTGTAAAATGTCGTGATGGCTGGGAGGTGAAACCAAGAAAACG ACTGCACATGTAA